The Manduca sexta isolate Smith_Timp_Sample1 chromosome 20, JHU_Msex_v1.0, whole genome shotgun sequence DNA segment tttcgtattattaaccattacatatagaataatgtacaaaatcaagcataggccggtcccctattggcaTATAAGCTATTTTATATCTCAACAATTTGCTCCTGGAGTAAGTATTTGAACTATCTGAGTtttaaacagatggcgctggcatcgtacATATGGTGCTTTGAAAGCTAGTGTTTAGCGTTTTAGTTATGTAACCTGTTTCGCGAGCAAATCTgcaaaaacaaattgtttaatgtatatattatctTTCACAAGGTTCCGCTTGCGTTGAAGTCATTTCTCTCGTGAAGAAATATCATAGTTATATATGAGCTTACTTAGTTTTGTTTCCGGTCTGCAATCCGTATTAGAAAACCTAAATACATCTGCCTCCGTTTATTTCTCCATCTAAATGTCGAGTGAGAGAAAGCCtgtggcattaagtccacctgtatGCCAGGTTTTTATGGAGTGCACGAATAAATAACTTTGTGTGTCTCAGGGCGGAGAGTGCAGTGACGTGTTCCGCAATGGTTTATTGCACTTCTTTGTAGTTACGCTAAGTTAATGCTTTACTACAGCCGTACTATTTGGTCaactcattaatattaatatattcaatagatatatattgatataatgcctctgaaatatttttgtttggaacattcttatattaattaaataaaataaaaatatgaacaaaaagatacaaaataaataaacgtacaTTCACTCGCGGCTATGTCCGCCTGACAATCATATTCCTTGGGTTTTTACCAAATTGCagtctaataaatttatttttccacagATGCCAGATCGGGGTGCAGCGAGCATAATGTGCCAGTAGGCAGATGTGATTCCCCACACTATGAATACATCCCATGTAGTAAGTTTGCTTGGGTATGCTCTACAGACGGGGAGTGATTAAGGGTCCATGAGGCTTCCATGCGCGTGCACATCGTATTTATTAAGGATCGGCCATGATACTTACTAAAAGTATGAAAGTCTCACAAGGGCTTCTTAAATAGCATGagcgttaaaattaattttccaaaATTCACATGCTGTGAAGGTTAAGAGGGCTGGGCTGGACCAAAAATCGATTATGCACTAGGATCTGATTCTTGAAGCCTAAATTCTTATGATCTAGTAAATCATACAGTTAAATCTTCCGGACATTAGTAATTtcataagaaattttatatctGTTTAGTACGAACTACAACGACATCTGATACAGACGATGGGTCGTCAGAGAAGCTGTGTTACGACTATGTGCAGACGCCGCTGCCGATTCATCTTAGACAAGCTAAGCAACAAGTGCCGCCCCGAGGTTGGAACCCGGCTCACAGCTGAGCGCGATGACTCTCACACTCCCGCGCACCTCACTTTAACGCGAAACGCATCACTGGAACCCACAAACACTTCGTCCTTACGCCGGGGTCCCGAGCCCACAACCATTGGTGTCCTGCAGTGGCGAGGCGTAcacacaacccgattcctaccggcttcccttttaagttcatttacgtttgtttttttctgtttgtgTTAAATAGATAAATTGACGGTGTGCAGTTATTCAAGTAACCTGTATAAGAAAAGTATTCAGTATTAGATTCTGGTCCTAAATATATACAGGGTTACAGGTTAAGTCGACCTAGATCCCTTAAGACGTTGTAGTTTCCATCATTTCTGACTACTTTCACTATGAAACACCATATCTCAAAACTAACCGTTTTAGAGATATTGGACTTTCaagtttttttagaaaatccTGTCATTTTTTctattggtttatatttttttggttttctaACATTTGATTTACATGTGTTTGCTATTTTTGTGTAGGAGataagttgttttattattatcaacactAAAAGTTCCGATTCATAAAGCGACTGCGTTGTAGTAGACTAtagattgtaataaatttaaataaatccgtcataagtttatttttctttttaaaatatttttataaaatcaatgaatGTTATTCGGcagatatgtttaaaaatatctacttttCATTAGCTACCCAATAAGGTATAACAAGCTAGAGTTTTATccatatttttggaaaaaaacattgatgaaaGGCTTCCAGGTAGAACTAAGGAATAAagtcaaatttattataattatatttatttttattttacattaatatctaACATGGTAACTATCTACAGTTCATGTTCTACATGTTCACCTCTGTTTCGCACACAGACTCTCATTCTGCGTCTTAATCCAGTCTTTACTACGCCAGTTGTTAGAGTGCTTCTCATTTTATTAGCTGCATCGATAATTCTTTGTCTTAAAACATCAACAGAGGTGATAAGATTTGGTTCACTGTAGACTAAAGTCTTCATATGCCCCCAAACATAATAATCCATGGGGTCAGGTCTGGACTTCTTGCTGGCCACGGTATGGGTCCACCTCTTCCGATCCACTTGTTAGGGAAACTAATGTCTTACCATTCTCTGACACTTCTTCTGTAGTGTGCAGGGCACCCGTAGTGTTGATACCACATTTCTCGAATGAGGTTGAGTGGTATATCTTGTAATAATTCGGGTAAATCTCGTCTTAAAAAGATTTCATAGTTTTCGCCGTTTAAATTTTCAGGGAGAAAGAAAGACCCAATCAAATGGTTAGATATGATTCCCATCCATACATTTAAACTGAACCGTCTTTGTGCTCCTTGTAGCCGTTTTTTATTGGGATTACCTTGATTTTTTGGAGCCCAGTAATGAGCATTGTGGTAATTTGTTATACCATCTTTATCAAACTTCGACTCATCTGTCcacaagatatttttaaaaaagtttttagtttttaagggAATTTTAGAACCTAGGTATTTTTGCCTCCTTAAGTCAGGTTTTAAGTATGAAGGGATCACTTTATGCTCATTCAAACACAATGACCGACAAGATGGGTCAAGCAAGTAATTGGCACAAGGGTACCCACACGGTGGGAGCCTTTTTATGAATAACATGAAATCATCAAATGCTGTATGTTTAAAAAGGTCCCTCGactaaaaatgtataatgcaTTATACAAACGTACAACTAGAAGTTAAAATTAAGTTAACAATGCGTCCAACCAatgttttctgttataattgtatttgaaataGACGCGAGAaccaaaaatgtgttttaatgcTTTCTGTCTATATTACTTACCTGTGATATTGCTAAATTATATTGCATGAAATGAACGACGATGATAGAATATGTAATATTAACTATTAAGGAAGTAAGATatgtaaaattcaatttatgtcTACTTTGTATGTCAGGCGAACAATAATATAGGCAttcttgataaatattttctaagaagTAAGTAGTTTATTATTCTCTTcttatgtttattaaacacCCTGCGTCGATGCcgtgaataaaatcataattaatatcagcCAAACATCCTTCAACGGTATTATTTTACATCGTTAACATTTTGATATCTGTGTCTGTctgtatttatttgattttactttaatctgaaataatactaaaatctattataatatagatatttattgcttatttttttcaataccgttatatataacaaaatatttaattatttttataaacccCTACTCAAACAACAGCTTTTAGTAACAGGAATATTTGCGATTACCCGCAGTCAGGCGCTTTCAGAagttgttgttgttttttatataaaatatttaatgtttctaTTCTTgtgttagtaagaaataaactgCCTCAATGGTGTAGTTGTGTAGTGCACGCGGTACGCCTATCGCGCTCAGGTTTTATACCTCTGCTTACCAATGAAAATGGGAAAAGATAGGATGCTATACGTATATGTGCGAGTATGTACGAACAAGACTCAACcaaaccatttaaaaatataattgagttTGTAGTTTTAAAcgtcgtaaaatattataatatttaacgtgtagtaaaatcatttaattagtaaaaaaaactttttataggAAATGCTGATGTCATAAtgatgaaaaaacccagtcacaattattttggcccgacacgggattcgaatccaggacctcagcgtggtCGTCGTATGGCACCGTGTACATTTACAACTACACCACGGAGACAGTCTAACTAAACGAGTATGGTGTAATCTGACTCACTTCAACATTATGTTGCCCTTTGCCTTTCATGTTGGTTTAATGTGATATAGTTTGGGGTTGTGGTTTCTATACTGAGTACTAATATGCCTACAACGGAGCTCTctactacattataatatcattactaCGATATAAATTAGCCATGGTGAAGCCGTACCATCATATTTATCCCTTTTAATATCTATTCAGCCTCTGCTACATAGCCGAGAGTAATAAACTTTCGCCATTCTATTGATGCAAGTGCAGTGGCGACATTTTGCTgtttccgaataaaaaaaataacagtaagtTATAAAcgttacaatacaatataaattattcatttgaaacaataaagcacaaaaggaaaattaatttgtagaggaaaaataattatattcgatACAAATGGAAATAATACTgcgataacattttttattctacactataataatatagcccgcaggggcggctttgtggcaacaccgcgttccctgattccgtgggggctaaatgagaccccctgacccttggcttgccttaactggccggctaggggtggaagtcgcaagagctaagaacctcagctccagggtggaagtgctcaatctgcgtaatagcgaggaaacccgctccgggacgcgatagcgacccgcgatggtgaaatcggtgcacacctgtCGACActcttaagccacccacaccggtgttgcgtccttggcttacgccacttatgggatgcccatctagtggggggcaagtcaccgcctgccttgaatacataagattgagacattttacttggcaggcgtcccgttgtctcaatcaatagcccagcaaccagtccacctagatcccatccatagacccagtataattcccatcttttctgcaatagtccctgcaccttgcaagcgctgtctttggctgtatttcctccataagtatagacagagagagtactcgcaaggtgtataaaccccaactagagtaatgtatcttaaaggggcctctacgtgttggatccatgtccccacgcaagccttccaaaaggaccggcctttatgccgtgatttcccgcaagAAAGAtacaccataataataatatcagccctgtattatatgcttgcccactgctgagcacgggcctcctctactactgagacaatatgcaatttatttattctacacTATgacaatatgtaatttattttgctaaagGCTGATTTTTCATTAGCCAGATAAAGGTGAAACCCGATCACATATAAAACTGGAACAATTTAACAACTTCACGTTTATAtcattttcaatttgttcatacatacatatgtatgtatgtatgaatacATTGAATGGTATCACGCCTCtgtcccataggggtaggcagagactgtgggttgccactttgcacgattttggtatatttttctCGCTTACTTTACCTTTATCAATCTTTTCGTGCATTTCCATCGGTTCAGGGTACTTGTGCTCTGGCGATTACTAAGAATGTCAAACGTCTGACAtgcgaaggttcggtgcggtcgacccctaccggctcttccatccacattcgtcTTATTTGCCttatatatcttatattttatcctacaaataactattaattttattaaaatattgttgaaaaaaaaaatgtcgaattgagaacctccttctttttttgaagtcggttaaaaattcgTCTATCGATCTGCATTTGCAGTTCAATTTCTTTGTGGCAGATGGTATGCTATAGAAGCATGTAGTGTtggaaaaagaagaagaaagaaacatttatttacacaatacaCTGGGAGGCACACAAACATTTATGACAAGGtacaatatataacaaaaaagtaatacATGGAGGGTTCGGGCAGCTTGCATCCCATGATACTGCCGAAACGTAGACTTTAGAAAATGATGTGTCTTGGATTAGATAGCATCCTGTAAAGCAAAGCGACAAAAGTTAGGTACAAACACAATTAAAGAAGacagaaaatattaacaatcataattttatcgaaAACATAACTAGTATTGTTATTGATTTGGATcgtttgatttttttcaatatatttaatttaattttactgtctcgatggcgtagttgtattaagtaCGAATACTAGTACTAGTGCTGAaatcttgggttcgatcccctggTCAGGTACAATGATATTGGGATTTTAACTCActatcagccctgagtctggaatttgtgcccgatatagcgataggcttgctccctataaattcatgggacgaaatacactcCACGGAAATTGGGTGTACCTGTTATACCACTGCCCACCTCATCGGGTAGAAGGTGTGTgtgtaatttagttttaaagctTGAGGTTTAACACTTTTAAACTATTGGttcaaatcatataaaaatcgTTTACACTAAGAAAGTTATTCTGTTTAAACTTCTGAACAAAGTCATCATGAAAATGCAACCTAAAAAGAATTACAATAAACTTATACGCTACAAGGGTTGAGAATTTTGGCGCAACAAATAGAATAACATCATCTCGAGTACCGACCTTTAAACATGTTTCTTTAAAACTCACTTTCTTAGATATTCCCAAAATACCAATATAATCAAAGCCACCATTATGATTGTTgtgattatgaaaataattagcCAAGGGTCCTGGCTCCTGCAATAAGCAAGGTTTTTATTAACTCAGGAAATTCATTTCAGCGTTAAAAATGTTGGAGTCTATGTTGTTTATATCTacgaaacttttttattataaaataaacttcaatctTCAAGTAGTCTCGTCGTCGGTAAGCGACGATATCCcaaaagtttattaattgttcgattaataaaatgtaatttttgctacttttaatatacaaaattttactttttaaacacTTACATGTTGTAATATTTAACTATTGTTATAGGTTCAACACTCGAATTATCTGGTTTTGATATTCGCTCGACAACAACGTATATTTCCGAAATGCCTGTATTATCGAGTTCATTAGGGGGATCGATTGCTTTTATTGTTTGAGGTATAGCTGTTGATGTAGTAGTGGTGAGAACACATGCGGTTTTAAAGCATTTTGTATCACAATCTTCCGAGCAGTCGCAGTCTTGGTTGTCCGCTGTTAAATATTTGCGTTCAAATAGCTCTGGACACTCACATCTGCCAGGAGCGACGCAGAATCCCTGGCAGTTTCTGCATGACGGTACACATCGCgggttattattgttaatattagatATGTAACCATCCCAGCAAGTGCATCTGTTTAGAAAATGGCAGCTCCCATTACCACACGGGGGATAGCAAATTATAGGATCAAGATCTCTTTCGATACAGTCGCCGCTCTCATTTAGTATCCATCCATGGTCACAGCTACACTTATCAGGTGCAACACATCGTCCGCTACGGCAAGGTTTGCTGCAATGAGGCACGCAAACATCATTTACTCTTTTATGGCCTGGATTACATTTATATACACACGTGTTGTGCGTGGGATGTTTCTCGTATGGTTCATAGCACTCGCACTCGTTCTGTGTTGAACAGCGCCCGTTAATGCATGTTTTCTCACAGTGAGGCCGGATGCAGTTATCtctagaataataattttatgttgatgTGTAATTACTACTCTAATTACTACCTAAAAGTGTgattcaaaatgaaaaaaatcattttgaattagAAAATAACAAGTAAGCCATCAAATCAAAAGCGGAATCTTGAAATCTTACTTGGAAGGAAATAACGGCTTAATAATACATAAgtaaaaaggaatttaaatataGGTTCTAAAACATAGCATAGTACGAAATACATAGTAAGAAATGcagaaaataatttgataatcaATCCAATTAGACTATCACGGCACTGATGTCAGGCATCCATGCCGTAATAGCAAAATTGGAAGTAGGAAGGTCTACCAAGTATAATGTACTCAgtttcaaaacctaagggcacgcacctctgacatttatgaaattaagtgtgtattcttggGGGATTATCACTTCCTCagtaaaggaaaacatggtgaggaaacctataactaagaagttctctatgaaAATTTTTAAGGGTACGAGAGGTCAGCCAATCCGAagtagaccagcgtggtggactaaggtttaCACTCTCTTAGTTATAGAGGAGGCTAGTGTCCACAAATGGAAACATATATgttacagggccgatattaatattactatagaCATTAAAACTCTGGAAATTACATAAACCCTTAAACGTAGATCCCTACAGAGAGCATAGTTTAGGCGAAGATCGTcgtaaatatgaataaaatttctgAAACCTCTCGCTACTTCTCGTGGCATAAATAAAACTTCtacaaaaatagacatttaGGAAACAACAGAACTTTGTGAATaggcacattattattaaaaggagGCATGATGCCTCAGTTACCTGGACGGGTTCGATGATTGGTCCTTCTTCACATATCCAGGGCAACATTCATTAACCGTTTGCGTAAATGGAACCTGGAAATACAGTATTCATGAAGATTTGAGTATAATGTAGTCGTTAGATTGTACCTTTAATTTTTAACCTtacaatgattatttttattttattgctattcgGAGACTGTGCCTAAAGAATGGTGCATCCAGTTAGGTGACCACCGCCAGCGAATAATACCGCGAATATAAGGAAAGGCACTAACTTGATAGTCATGGCAGTCAGTCAGGCAAGTATGGCGCTTTCCATCATGTTATGATGGAAAACGCCATACATCATGTTATGATGGAAAACGCCATACTTGCCCATAATCACTAGCAACGTCACCCAACACTGAAGCATTAGTCACAAAGTTCTGCGTGGCTTTGCCTAGCCCTAGTCATACTTCATTagatattaaattctataataccTTGAAATTGTACTCAACATAACTAGTCTATCTTATAAATATACCGCTCATACATCCTATCCGGTATAGTACTTTAATCTAATAGCATGGCAGAAGCTAACGTGCAACCGATCCCGAAAAAGGGAGATTTTAAACCCTAAAATTTACTACACAATCAGCATATCTTCAATGGTATATCAAGTAATGAAGCGGATCATAAATAAACAGTCGGTCCGCTATCTGAAGACTGTGATAAACGACCGTCAATATGACTTCCCGACAGAGCGGTCAGCAGATGATCTCCTAATGTCGGTAGTGTGAGGTGATTACTAACTAAGCATAGcggggttttatttatttatttaggataacAAAGCCGTAAATCTCAACGTCCGACGACATTcgcaggatcgccggtggacgctggatgaggagagcggaggaccgagcaacgtggcgcgctctaggggaggcctatatgTAGActgttgtaggctgatgagaatGAGAGAACGAGAATCTCGACGTTACTTAAGCATTTGTTAGGGTCTGGTTTTATGCCTTTCTGTACAAGTTGCATATTGATTCTCGTGAACTTGTGTAAATGGGTCTCCAGGTTTCTGCATGAGCGTAGACACGTCTCCTTGGCGACGGTTTCGTTTTACAACTCATGTTGGTTAATGTTGCGTCGTGTAGGGCTCTGTGCTTTCGCCCGCGCTGTTTACTCTGCATATTAATGTTATAGTATTCCTCGGTAATATTCATTGCTGTGCAGATAACAGCACAATGCTTCGGTCACATTGTACTACCACCTGGTACCTGGGGAGTCATTAATAGGCAGCGTGGGAACGTAGTCATTGAACTCAATCGAATTTGGTTTAAATTTCTGAACGGAGTACATCCAGTGTGCTCGAATTACATGCCAATAAATCTCAGGTGTATGTGTTCgtaagtaaaaaatatcttctttaATCTTCAAGGTACTCACTCCACTTCCAATGCGGAATGGTCTCAATACCCTGCATTTGGGATATATAGTACAATCTGAATCCAAGGAACCATATCACAGGCGTGATGATGATGGAAAAAAACTCAAAAAGGTCCGAAAACCTTTACTTTAATCGTACCATTAAGCTGTGAAACAGTTTACTAACATACGTGAACCGAGATTAAATagctgaaaaatataataacagtaaAGAGATGTATAGATGTGAAGACACCGGACAAAACAATCTAGATGTAAGAAACAGATAACACGATAACTCCACTACCTGGCCTCTCTTCCTCagtaatatagatataatatgatatgtaataaatatgtcatttaTTGTCTCGGTTCTAAACAACATTAATGCAAATTAAACTAAAGGATATCTcgttttcattacttttttgTTGCAAAACACAAAGtagagtaataaattaatagtaataccAATCCTGCATTATATGacgtattatatactatccaagtgctgagcacgagcctcctttaTCGCTGACAGGGATAAAGGCAAAGTCCGAAATACTGGCCTAGGGATAGCAGATTCACATATCTTAGATGTTCTTATGTAGTAATTCAACCCAGGAAActactttatttttcaaaagcTTCCCatgatttaaaaagttttcatGTCACATCCGATAAACTATaatatctttactaatatttacaTCAAAATCTACCAATATTGATAAATCAACAGATATAAATACTTACGTTTTCTTGAAGTGGTTTTAAAACTGCGCCATAAACATTctccatatttaaataactagttGTTATAGGCCTCTGCGATCTAGTAACAAAAATAACGACAACTAGCCCCTTTATTcacagacgttatttatctaaggacggagtaaatctgtgataacaagtctgtttctcagtgctgacggcatgagagccttcgcagtgcgtagccatagggccgttgtgattggctaatattgtaatgtccttagataaaaaacctatgaataagggggtaagtaggtatataaatcAACATAGAGTAACAATTATTGTATGGTTTCGAGTCACAAAGGCACCTTCCTACTTACAATGGAGCGTCATCGCTCGAAAACTCATATACACATTACAGAATCaggaaacttttaaaaatatgatacaaatctattataaaagtattttttttacacaaatgaATAACGAAATGATCGTGCTCTTTTTTACTTCCCTTATGTTTGGGACATGGTCAAAACCATTGGATTGGCTCACCCGTGACGAATTTACTGCGTTATCGGATCTATGTCATGGATAAAATGTCACATTAAAGGTTTCtacgaaaaaaaataacccGTCACTCGAGTGGAAAAAGAATCCTCTTTGCGCCCCGAAAGATAAATTGGCAAATTTCCATTACAAGACaatcatataattaattatggcATACTTACTTTACAAGCGTCGTGCAAACTTGGCTCCTTACCCCGGTAAGCAGCACGAGAACCAACACACAGCTGATAACGGCGTGACCAGACATGATACACAGCACGTTCATAACATAATGCTCGTTTAATATAACTGTGTGTCCAGTGgtttataattcacaaagcgcGTTTTCCTCATGAGTACTTACTGTATTGATTGATGACACacaattaaaatctatcaaGCATACACTTCTATGTCGTTTTCTTCAGGACTGAAGGTACTGTCTACTTTGGTAAGCCGTGGTGGCGCTGACGTGCCGCTTCCACTCAATTCTGTTTTGTGCCTGCCGCAGAGCATTCGTGAGTGTAAAAGCATACCTACGGTTTTTATTCCTGTggaggtagacagaggcgcaactagtacaGTCACATTTCGGCGTATATGTGCtgttccataatgtgataaaaaGTGAgtcttttattattcaattgtCCCTACTTATCTTTTTAATATCGTCTGTCAAGAGTTCTTATAATCTATCTCTTGCTCTGTTGCCAGCAGCGCGCAGCCAGGAAGTTACCTTCCGCATCCATCTTCTATCTGTTCTCCTATTCACGAGTCCAATCCATTTCTAATTAACatgtattgtataataatattaatattgaaccacatccttatttattataagcaaaATTCTAAATCCTCCAATCAAGAGACCCGATGTATTTTCCCaagtcaatattacaatataaattaatatgatgtcTCGAGATTTATTGTCGCTCTATTTATTACAAGGAAAAacaaatctatacaaatatattgtcTTTCAGTTATGGTACGTGTACGGTAAAACATGTCggttaaatatttagttttgtgtGTATTCTCAATAGTGATTATTGTAGTAAATAGCCAAGTGTGTACAAGGACTGTTacgtatgtatattaattacctataaataagttaatattcgGATAAATTAAATTCAGTTTGGACAAAAAGTTCTAAGATTTTATACAGCAGATATTGGGAAttgtcatacaaataatttgcgctcatgcgatgatTATTCAATAACATCAACGTAAAATACTTCCTATTGTGTCCATAACGTGATtagcacgtttttaatgcgcattttagcatattttctttaaatatgatattttagtattaatatctaaggacgctgtgaaaTCTTGTCACActgaaatttcaaataagatGAGTTATTATCAATTGCCAATAACTTTTGCAGCGCAATGTCCGGTCTACAACTAAGTACTGATTAATCTTTAAGTTCAGATTATCTCCTTTGTTACacttactattattaaatattaatactgtaCTAGTTATATTTTCTGTTCAAGATTCGAGCtgtacgtaataataataatatcagccctgtattatatactcgcccactgctgagcacgggcctcctctactactaaaagggattaggccgtagtccaccacgctggcctagtgcgaaattcctatagagaacttctcagatgtgcaggtttcctcacgatgtttttctttaccgttaaagcgaacgataaattcacaaagaatacacacatgatttttagaaaagtcataggtgtgttgcccttgggatatgaacctgcggacattcgtctcggcagtccgttccacacccaactaggctatcgccgctctcaATGTAATATCTTTACGTACCAATGTAATATCTTTTGTACTTGGAAAATTGGATAACCAATTATGTTCTGGTTTGTGGTCATTGTGGCCAGGGTAGTTTCATCATGTCGTGGGGCAGTGCCAcgcaatataatgtaattttaagtttGGATGCTGTTACTATTTACGTAAAGTCGAACCAT contains these protein-coding regions:
- the LOC115446288 gene encoding uncharacterized protein LOC115446288, which gives rise to MNVLCIMSGHAVISCVLVLVLLTGVRSQVCTTLVKSQRPITTSYLNMENVYGAVLKPLQENVPFTQTVNECCPGYVKKDQSSNPSRDNCIRPHCEKTCINGRCSTQNECECYEPYEKHPTHNTCVYKCNPGHKRVNDVCVPHCSKPCRSGRCVAPDKCSCDHGWILNESGDCIERDLDPIICYPPCGNGSCHFLNRCTCWDGYISNINNNNPRCVPSCRNCQGFCVAPGRCECPELFERKYLTADNQDCDCSEDCDTKCFKTACVLTTTTSTAIPQTIKAIDPPNELDNTGISEIYVVVERISKPDNSSVEPITIVKYYNMSQDPWLIIFIITTIIMVALIILVFWEYLRK